The following coding sequences lie in one Salarias fasciatus chromosome 7 unlocalized genomic scaffold, fSalaFa1.1 super_scaffold_4, whole genome shotgun sequence genomic window:
- the LOC115383441 gene encoding protein AMBP-like yields MQRGVYVMCVLFSWSPWSLQVDSVLPENLNFTQENFVLSQFMGKWYEVAVASTCPHYTQRKRGNPVTVALELTHKTSESNFTMAASSVRNGSCQETSTVHSLTDTPGRFFHHVARFGADVDSIVVRTNYNDHAVMFLLSTEKLSEEKTIIFKLYSRSVDVSPAVLEDFKTLIRLHGMNEGAVIVNQYEGECAAGEEVTEPTTQPQDET; encoded by the exons ATGCAGAGAGGAGTGTATGTGATGTGTGTGCTGTTCTCCTGGTCACCATGGAGCCTCCAGGTCGACAGCGTGCTTCCAGAAAATCTCAACTTCACGCAGGAAAACTTTGTTTTGAGTCAG TTCATGGGGAAGTGGTATGAGGTGGCGGTGGCGTCGACCTGCCCTCACTACACGCAGCGGAAGCGGGGGAACCCCGTCACTGTGGCGCTGGAGCTGACTCATAAGACCTCAGAGAGCAACTTCACCATGGCCGCCTCCTCTGTCAG GAACGGTTCCTGTCAGGAAACGTCCACAGTTCACAGCCTGACCGACACTCCAGGACGCTTCTTCCACCATGTTGCAA GGTTTGGAGCAGATGTCGATTCCATTGTGGTTCGTACCAACTATAATGACCACGCAGTGATGTTTCTGCTGAGCACAGAGAAACTTTCAGAGGAAAAAACCATCATATTCAAACTTTACA gtAGATCTGTGGATGTGAGTCCTGCTGTGCTGGAAGACTTTAAAACACTGATTCGACTACATGGAATGAATGAAGGCGCAGTCATTGTAAATCAGTATGAAG GTGAGTGTGCTGCTGGCGAGGAGGTGACTGAACCCACCACTCAACCTCAG GATGAAACATAA
- the LOC115382917 gene encoding protein AMBP-like produces MQKAAILVPLLVLGWTWTLQGLPVLPEPLYSTQENFDLNRFMGTWYDVAKASSCPHMRRHSAIGKKVLQKGPAEGKIQMKSTMLRNGTCVEISGEYELTDTPGRIFYHNARWKADVDAYVVHTNYIEYAIVIMNKQKSSGQKSTSFVLYSRTKSVRDTVLDDFKTLAKQQGMSDDSIVIKQDQGDCVPGQQVAPPAARPQRRRRAPVLPSLAVADDEGSGDELASFNGSVACSAGPDTGPCFGFLQRFFYNSSSMSCEPFKYGGCLGNQNNFETERECLQRCRTEAVCRLPMAVQPCTGQPDIWAFDSSVGLCVPYKKGFCQTNGNKFYTKAECQEYCGVVKEDDLLGAN; encoded by the exons ATGCAGAAGGCAGCGATTCTGGttcctctgctggttctggGATGGACCTGGACCCTCCAGGGGCTCCCAGTTCTTCCGGAGCCTCTTTACTCCACGCAGGAGAACTTTGACTTGAACCGG TTTATGGGAACGTGGTATGATGTTGCCAAGGCCAGCTCTTGTCCCCACATGCGCCGGCACTCGGCCATCGGAAAGAAGGTGCTGCAGAAAGGTCCAGCTGAGGGCAAAATCCAGATGAAGAGCACTATGCTCAG AAATGGAACATGTGTGGAGATCTCTGGAGAGTACGAGCTGACTGACACACCGGGACGCATCTTTTACCACAATGCAA GGTGGAAGGCAGATGTGGATGCTTACGTGGTTCACACCAACTACATTGAGTACGCCATAGTGATAATGAATAAACAGAAGTCATCAGGCCAAAAGAGCACCTCATTCGTACTGTACA GTCGGACTAAATCTGTGAGAGACACTGTGCTGGATGACTTTAAAACGCTGGCGAAGCAACAGGGAATGAGTGATGACTCAATTGTCATCAAGCAGGACCAAG GTGACTGTGTTCCCGGTCAGCAGGTGGCACCGCCAGCAGCTCGGCCTCAG CGAAGGAGGAGAGCTCCAGTGCTGCCTTCCTTGGCTGTTGCGGATGACGAGGGGTCTGGCGATGAGCTTGCTTCATTCAATGGATCCG TGGCTTGTTCAGCCGGACCAGATACTGGACCCTGTTTTGGGTTCCTTCAGCGTTTCTTCTACAACTCATCATCAATGAGCTGCGAGCCCTTCAAGTACGGAGGCTGTTTGGGAAATCAGAACAACTTCGAAACTGAGAGGGAATGTCTGCAGAGATGTCGCACCGAGG CTGTGTGCCGTCTGCCGATGGCGGTGCAGCCCTGCACAGGGCAGCCGGACATCTGGGCCTTCGACTCCAGCGTCGGTCTGTGTGTTCCCTACAAAAAAGGGTTCTGCCAGACCAACGGCAACAAGTTCTACACCAAAGCGGAGTGTCAGGAGTACTGCGGCGTGGTGAAGGAGG ACGATCTGCTGGGGGCAAACTGA